Proteins encoded within one genomic window of Rhinolophus sinicus isolate RSC01 linkage group LG05, ASM3656204v1, whole genome shotgun sequence:
- the CNR1 gene encoding cannabinoid receptor 1 produces MKSMLDGLADTTFRTITTDLLYVGSNDIQYEDIKGDMASKLGYFPQKFPLTSFRGSPFQEKMTAGDNPQLVPADQVNITEFYNKSLSSYKENEENIQCGENFMDMECFMILNPSQQLAIAVLSLTLGTFTVLENLLVLCVILHSRSLRCRPSYHFIGSLAVADLLGSVIFVYSFVDFHVFHRKDSPNVFLFKLGGVTASFTASVGSLFLTAIDRYISIHRPLAYKRIVTRPKAVVAFCLMWTIAIVIAVLPLLGWNCKKLQSVCSDIFPLIDETYLMFWIGVTSVLLLFIVYAYMYILWKAHSHAVRMIQRGTQKSIIIHTSEDGKVQVTRPDQTRMDIRLAKTLVLILVVLIICWGPLLAIMVYDVFGKMNKLIKTVFAFCSMLCLLNSTVNPIIYALRSKDLRHAFRSMFPSCEGTAQPLDNSMGDSDCLHKHANNAASVHRAAESCIKSTVKIAKVTMSVSTDTSAEAV; encoded by the coding sequence ATGAAGTCGATGCTAGATGGCCTTGCAGACACCACTTTCCGCACCATCACCACAGACCTCCTCTACGTGGGCTCGAATGACATTCAGTACGAAGACATCAAAGGCGACATGGCATCCAAATTAGGGTACTTCCCGCAGAAATTTCCTTTAACTTCCTTTCGGGGAAGTCCCTTCCAGGAAAAGATGACTGCAGGAGACAACCCCCAGTTAGTCCCAGCAGACCAGGTGAACATTACCGAGTTTTACAACAAGTCTCTTTCATCCTACAAGGAAAATGAGGAGAACATCCAGTGTGGGGAGAACTTCATGGACATGGAATGCTTCATGATTCTGAACCCCAGCCAGCAGCTGGCCATCGCCGTGCTGTCCCTCACGCTGGGCACCTTCACGGTTCTGGAGAACCTGCTGGTGCTGTGCGTCATCCTGCACTCCCGCAGCCTCCGCTGCAGGCCTTCCTACCACTTCATCGGCAGCCTGGCGGTGGCGGACCTCCTGGGGAGTGTCATCTTCGTCTACAGCTTCGTCGACTTCCACGTGTTCCACCGCAAAGATAGCCCCAACGTGTTTCTGTTCAAACTGGGCGGCGTCACAGCCTCCTTCACCGCCTCTGTGGGCAGCCTGTTCCTCACAGCCATCGACAGATACATATCCATTCACAGGCCCCTGGCCTATAAGAGAATCGTCACCAGGCCCAAGGCCGTGGTGGCGTTTTGCCTGATGTGGACCATCGCTATTGTGATCGCCGTGCTGCCTCTCCTGGGCTGGAACTGCAAGAAACTGCAGTCCGTGTGCTCAGACATCTTCCCGCTCATTGATGAGACCTACCTGATGTTTTGGATCGGGGTCACGAGTGTGCTGCTGCTGTTCATCGTCTATGCGTACATGTATATCCTGTGGAAGGCGCACAGCCACGCGGTCCGCATGATCCAGCGCGGCACCCAGAAGAGCATCATCATCCACACGTCAGAGGACGGCAAGGTACAGGTGACGCGGCCGGACCAAACCCGCATGGACATTCGGCTGGCCAAGACCCTGGTCCTCATCCTCGTGGTTTTAATCATCTGCTGGGGCCCTCTGCTCGCCATCATGGTGTATGATGTCTTTGGGAAGATGAACAAGCTCATTAAGACCGTGTTTGCGTTCTGCAGTATGCTCTGCCTGCTGAATTCCACGGTGAACCCCATCATCTATGCCCTGCGGAGCAAGGACCTGAGACATGCTTTCCGGAGCATGTTCCCCTCGTGTGAAGGCACCGCGCAGCCCCTCGATAACAGCATGGGGGACTCAGACTGCCTGCACAAACATGCAAACAACGCAGCCAGTGTGCACAGGGCCGCAGAGAGCTGCATCAAGAGCACGGTGAAGATTGCCAAGGTGACCATGTCTGTGTCTACAGACACGTCTGCCGAGGCTGTATGA